In one Phyllostomus discolor isolate MPI-MPIP mPhyDis1 chromosome 8, mPhyDis1.pri.v3, whole genome shotgun sequence genomic region, the following are encoded:
- the CSF3 gene encoding granulocyte colony-stimulating factor: MKLMALQLLLWYSALWAVQEATPLRPASNLPQSFLLKCLEQVRKVQADVVVVQERLCDTHKLCHPEELVLLRHFLGIPQAPLSSCSSQALQLTGCLKQLHDGFSLYQGLLQALAGISPEVAPTLDTLQLDITDFATNIRQQMEDLSMAPALQATPGPSPIFTSAFQRRAGGVLVAANLQSFLEVAYRALRHLAES, from the exons ATGAAGCTGATGG ccctgcagctgctgctctggtACAGTGCACTTTGGGCTGTGCAAGAAGCCACTCCCCTGCGCCCTGCCAGCAACCTGCCCCAGAGCTTCCTGCTCAAGTGCTTGGAGCAAGTGAGGAAGGTCCAGGCTGATGTTGTGGTCGTGCAGGAGAGGCTG TGTGACACCCACAAGCTGTGCCACCCTGAGGAGCTGGTGCTGCTCAGGCACTTCCTGGGCATCCCGCAGGCTCCCCTGAGCAGCTGCTCCAGCCAGGCCCTGCAGCTG aCGGGCTGCCTGAAACAGCTGCACGATGGCTTCTCCCTCTACCAGGGCCTCCTGCAGGCCCTGGCAGGAATCTCCCCCGAGGTGGCACCCACCTTGGACACGCTGCAGCTGGACATCACGGACTTTGCCACCAACATCCGGCAGCAG ATGGAAGACCTGAGCATGGCCCCTGCGCTGCAGGCCACCCCGGGCCCCTCACCCATCTTCACCTCGGCCTTCCAGCGCCGGGCAGGGGGGGTCCTCGTGGCCGCCAACCTGCAGAGCTTCCTGGAGGTGGCCTACCGCGCCCTGCGCCACCTTGCCGAGTCCTGA